In Labrus mixtus chromosome 3, fLabMix1.1, whole genome shotgun sequence, a single window of DNA contains:
- the lsm4 gene encoding U6 snRNA-associated Sm-like protein LSm4, with the protein MLPLSLLKTAQNHPMLVELKNGETYNGHLVSCDNWMNINLREVICTSRDGDKFWRMPECYIRGSTIKYLRIPDEIIDMVKEEVVSKGRGRGGAQQNKQQGKGRGGAGRGLFGGRGRGMTGPGRGQQQQQQQQQQDKKPGKPQGMKNQH; encoded by the exons ATG CTGCCCTTGTCTCTGCTGAAGACTGCCCAGAACCATCCAATG CTGGTGGAGCTGAAAAACGGAGAGACCTACAATGGTCATCTGGTCAGCTGTGACAACTGGATGAACATTAACCTGAGAGAAGTCATCTGCACCTCAAGG GATGGAGATAAGTTCTGGAGGATGCCTGAGTGCTACATTAGAGGAAGCACCATCAAGTATCTTCGAATCCCAGACGAGATCATCGACAtggtgaaggaggaggtggtgtCAAAGGGCCGTGGACGAGGAGGTGCCcagcagaacaaacagcagggtaaaggaagaggaggagctggccgAG GTCTGTTTGGTGGTCGTGGCAGAGGGATGACTGGTCCTGGGCggggtcagcagcagcagcagcagcagcagcagcaggataaGAAACCGGGCAAGCCGCAGGGAATGAAGAACCAGCACTGA